In one window of Arachis ipaensis cultivar K30076 chromosome B06, Araip1.1, whole genome shotgun sequence DNA:
- the LOC107648790 gene encoding fructose-bisphosphate aldolase 8, cytosolic codes for MSSFKSKYQDELIANAAYIGTPGKGILAADESTGTIGKRLASINVENVETNRRALRELLFTTPGALECLSGVILFEETLYQSTAAGKPFVEVLKEGGVLPGIKVDKGTVELPGTNGETTTQGLDGLGQRCAKYYEAGARFAKWRAVLKIGPNEPSELAIHENAYGLARYAAICQENGLVPIVEPEILVDGPHDINKCAAVTERVLAACYKALNDHHVLLEGTLLKPNMVTPGSDSPKVAPEVIAEYTVRALQRTVPAAVPAIVFLSGGQSEEEATLNLNAMNKLKGKKPWSLSFSFGRALQQSTLKAWAGKDENIKKAQDALFTRCKANSQATLGTYKGDATLGDGASESLHVKDYKY; via the exons ATGTCTTCCTTTAAGAGCAAGTACCAAG ATGAGCTTATTGCCAACGCTGCTTACATCGGCACCCCAGGAAAGGGCATCCTTGCCGCCGATGAGTCAACCGGTACAATTGGCAAGCGTTTAGCCAGCATTAATGTTGAGAACGTTGAAACCAACAGGCGCGCTCTTCGCGAACTCCTATTCACCACACCCGGTGCTTTGGAGTGCCTCAGTGGTGTGATCTTGTTCGAGGAAACTCTATACCAAAGCACAGCTGCAG GAAAACCTTTTGTCGAGGTGCTAAAGGAAGGTGGAGTTCTTCCTGGTATTAAGGTTGATAAGGGCACAGTAGAGCTCCCTGGAACAAATGGCGAAACCACCACTCAGGGTTTGGATGGCCTTGGTCAGCGATGTGCAAAGTACTATGAAGCTGGTGCCCGTTTTGCTAAATGGCGTGCTGTGCTCAAGATTGGCCCCAACGAACCATCTGAGCTGGCTATCCATGAAAACGCGTATGGTTTGGCTCGCTATGCCGCAATTTGCCAGGAGAATGGCTTGGTTCCTATTGTGGAGCCTGAGATCCTTGTTGATGGACCTCATGACATCAACAAGTGTGCTGCGGTGACAGAACGCGTTCTTGCCGCATGCTACAAGGCTCTAAATGATCATCATGTCCTGCTCGAGGGAACTTTGTTGAAGCCCAACATGGTGACCCCTGGATCGGATTCTCCAAAGGTTGCACCAGAGGTGATTGCCGAATACACTGTTAGAGCTTTGCAGAGAACTGTTCCGGCCGCAGTCCCTGCTATTGTCTTCTTGTCCGGAGGGCAGAGCGAGGAGGAGGCAACCCTCAACCTCAATGCCATGAACAAGCTCAAGGGAAAGAAGCCATGGTCACTTTCCTTCTCTTTCGGAAGGGCACTTCAGCAGAGCACCTTGAAGGCATGGGCCGGAAAGGATGAAAACATCAAGAAGGCCCAGGATGCATTGTTCACGAGGTGCAAGGCCAACTCACAAGCAACCTTGGGAACATACAAGGGTGACGCTACCCTTGGTGATGGTGCCTCCGAGTCTCTTCATGTCAAGGACTACAAATACTAA